Proteins encoded by one window of Paenibacillus sp. DCT19:
- a CDS encoding GntR family transcriptional regulator, translating to MKIPIQINENSAEPLYHQIENQLRSLIITGQLGEGTHLPSIREFAGALNCSVITVRRVYQDLENEGLLRTKQGTGTFVAQVEADDRENYRLKAAQEAMQAAVQSGKSVGCTEEEMESLFREALRIIYPK from the coding sequence GTGAAGATACCGATTCAAATCAATGAAAATAGCGCTGAACCTCTATATCACCAGATTGAAAATCAATTAAGATCATTAATCATTACGGGTCAATTAGGGGAGGGAACGCATTTGCCGTCCATTCGTGAATTCGCCGGAGCACTGAACTGTAGCGTGATTACGGTCAGACGGGTCTATCAGGATCTGGAGAATGAAGGTCTGCTTCGTACGAAGCAGGGGACAGGTACATTTGTAGCCCAAGTTGAAGCGGATGATAGAGAAAATTATAGATTGAAGGCTGCGCAGGAAGCGATGCAAGCTGCGGTGCAGTCTGGCAAATCGGTCGGATGTACAGAAGAAGAGATGGAAAGTTTGTTCCGAGAAGCCCTAAGAATTATTTATCCGAAGTAG
- a CDS encoding ATP-binding cassette domain-containing protein: protein MMEPVAIQLNGVSKMRKRRVIGPIDLTIPEGYVIAILGHNGSGKSTLLNMLQQIVLPDSGQIIWFGEEHNGPLPIELRQQIGFVADNSGLEENQLTAEEAVRFRAYWYPRWDMKLFDQLMKEMDVPRDVKLIKMSKGERRKYEIAAALAARPRLLLLDEPSSGLDPFAWKVMVEQFRNFMAGEIPRY, encoded by the coding sequence ATGATGGAGCCTGTGGCTATTCAACTGAACGGCGTATCCAAAATGCGAAAACGTAGAGTGATTGGCCCGATTGATCTGACCATCCCGGAAGGGTATGTCATTGCAATCCTCGGTCATAACGGTTCTGGCAAAAGCACACTATTGAATATGCTGCAACAAATTGTACTGCCAGATAGTGGACAGATCATATGGTTTGGAGAAGAGCACAATGGACCGCTACCGATAGAGCTGAGACAACAGATTGGTTTTGTGGCAGATAACAGCGGGCTTGAAGAGAACCAGCTTACGGCGGAGGAAGCAGTCCGGTTTCGCGCTTACTGGTATCCGCGCTGGGATATGAAGCTGTTTGACCAGCTGATGAAAGAGATGGACGTGCCGCGGGACGTGAAGCTGATCAAGATGTCCAAGGGAGAACGGCGGAAGTACGAGATTGCAGCTGCACTCGCAGCGCGTCCCAGACTTCTTCTGCTGGATGAACCGTCCTCCGGACTTGACCCTTTTGCCTGGAAAGTGATGGTTGAGCAGTTCCGAAACTTCATGGCAGGGGAGATACCACGATACTGA
- a CDS encoding ABC transporter ATP-binding protein: MNRLELTQVVKQYADKTAVNGVTLNVKEGEIYGLLGANGAGKTTTMRMVLGLIHPDGGNILYNGKPYNTELQQIMGYLPEERGLYPKVKVSEQINYLARLRGMSAKDADKSLKYWLERFEVPEYYDKKIEELSKGNQQKMGFIAAVVHRPQILILDEAFSGLDPVNVELLKSTVKELRDEGTAILFSTHRMEHVEELCRQITILHRSNTVVQGEIKEIKSRYPREQVALSTVGQVDGLELLTGVTKVDQNERGYTIHISHVDAAQEILKHAMSQTTVEHFEIKEPTLNQIFIREVGESNE; the protein is encoded by the coding sequence ATGAACCGATTGGAATTGACGCAAGTCGTTAAGCAATATGCAGACAAAACAGCTGTTAATGGAGTCACGCTCAATGTAAAAGAAGGTGAGATTTACGGACTGCTCGGAGCCAATGGTGCAGGTAAAACAACAACGATGCGAATGGTACTTGGCTTGATCCACCCGGATGGTGGAAACATCCTATACAACGGCAAGCCGTACAATACGGAGCTGCAACAAATTATGGGCTATCTTCCGGAAGAACGCGGACTTTATCCGAAGGTGAAGGTTAGTGAGCAGATTAATTATCTGGCTAGGCTTCGTGGGATGAGTGCTAAGGATGCAGATAAGAGCCTGAAGTACTGGCTTGAGCGTTTCGAGGTTCCTGAATATTATGACAAAAAGATTGAGGAGCTGTCCAAAGGTAACCAGCAGAAAATGGGCTTTATCGCAGCTGTCGTGCATCGCCCTCAAATTCTTATTCTAGATGAAGCCTTCAGTGGACTGGATCCGGTGAACGTGGAGTTGCTCAAATCAACCGTTAAGGAATTACGGGATGAAGGTACAGCTATTCTTTTCTCCACACACCGTATGGAACATGTTGAAGAGTTATGTCGTCAGATCACCATCCTTCATCGCTCTAACACTGTAGTGCAAGGTGAGATCAAGGAAATTAAGAGTCGCTATCCACGTGAGCAGGTTGCTCTAAGCACTGTAGGTCAAGTGGATGGTCTGGAATTGTTAACAGGTGTAACGAAGGTAGATCAAAATGAGCGTGGCTACACGATCCATATCAGCCATGTTGATGCAGCTCAGGAGATCCTAAAGCATGCGATGTCCCAGACAACTGTCGAGCATTTTGAGATTAAGGAACCAACGCTTAACCAAATCTTTATTCGTGAGGTAGGTGAGTCGAATGAATAA
- a CDS encoding ABC transporter permease, translating to MNKMGTITGFTFKNKVKTKSFMVTTIVLAILITIGLNVPYFITLFNGGPIGGGTSGNNPVNIGLLTSGQPEVSEKLESFSSAQGDQAYRFIAGGDKDEAALQADTEAGLTDGYLKFEAVAGQEFPQPILYSSDEVSPQIIASIEAALQSVKLDVVVRDVLTAEQKELITTPVKLTQESLSTEEGAVGAESDNGMSPINYIVVYLLIILLFTSTMMTGNMIASEITAEKSSRIMEILITSVSPLSQMFGKIIGIFLVGILQIGIFGAVVAANMLLPHNVDVLGDFNMNLSDINTAVIVYGLIFYILGYFLYAVMFAAIGSMVSRTEELGQAVLPITMLSLVSFYIAIFSIATPNILLLKVASFIPFTSPTAILVRIGAGVAPTWEILTSLVILAVSILVFGWLAAKIYRTGVLMYGKRPTFKELFKAMKAYKI from the coding sequence ATGAATAAAATGGGAACGATTACGGGATTTACGTTTAAAAACAAAGTTAAAACCAAATCATTCATGGTAACGACGATTGTACTTGCAATTCTGATTACGATTGGACTCAATGTGCCATATTTCATTACTTTATTCAATGGTGGCCCAATTGGTGGCGGAACTTCAGGTAATAACCCGGTAAACATCGGGCTTCTCACATCAGGACAGCCGGAAGTGTCTGAGAAACTGGAGAGCTTCTCTTCGGCGCAAGGAGATCAAGCATATCGTTTCATCGCGGGTGGTGACAAGGATGAAGCGGCTCTACAAGCTGATACAGAAGCAGGGCTTACGGATGGTTACTTGAAGTTTGAGGCTGTAGCTGGACAGGAGTTCCCGCAGCCAATCCTGTACTCATCCGACGAGGTATCACCGCAGATCATTGCTTCCATTGAAGCGGCTCTGCAAAGTGTGAAGCTTGATGTAGTTGTAAGAGACGTGCTCACAGCAGAACAAAAAGAACTGATCACAACACCTGTGAAGCTTACCCAGGAAAGTCTGAGCACAGAAGAAGGGGCAGTTGGTGCGGAATCGGATAATGGTATGAGCCCGATTAACTACATTGTTGTGTATCTCCTCATTATCCTGCTGTTCACTTCAACGATGATGACAGGCAATATGATCGCTTCTGAAATTACAGCAGAGAAGAGTTCCCGCATCATGGAGATTCTTATCACGAGTGTGTCTCCGCTGAGTCAGATGTTCGGTAAAATCATTGGTATTTTCTTAGTAGGTATCCTGCAGATTGGAATCTTCGGAGCGGTGGTTGCTGCTAATATGTTGCTTCCTCATAACGTTGATGTACTAGGTGATTTCAATATGAATCTGAGTGACATCAATACGGCTGTCATTGTGTATGGACTTATCTTCTACATCTTAGGTTACTTCTTGTATGCAGTAATGTTTGCTGCGATTGGCTCAATGGTAAGCCGTACAGAGGAACTTGGTCAGGCAGTTCTGCCAATTACGATGCTGTCGCTCGTCTCGTTCTACATCGCCATCTTCAGTATCGCTACACCAAACATTTTGTTGTTGAAAGTGGCTAGCTTCATTCCGTTCACGTCGCCAACTGCAATCCTTGTACGGATCGGTGCTGGCGTTGCCCCAACGTGGGAGATTCTGACGTCACTTGTAATTCTCGCTGTATCTATTCTGGTCTTTGGCTGGCTCGCAGCTAAAATCTATCGCACGGGTGTACTGATGTACGGTAAACGCCCAACCTTTAAAGAGCTCTTTAAAGCAATGAAAGCATATAAGATCTAA
- a CDS encoding NAD(P)-dependent oxidoreductase: protein MKNISIIGLGSMGNAMASVLLEKGYQVYVWNRSSDKAGELVQKGARYVSTVGEAIRASKTSIVCVSDYEASYEILDKSDVRSTLMGRTVIQLSTGSPQQARDLGEWMLAQGTSYLDGAIAASPSQIGQPEAAIFFSGTKAAYDGNIDIIESLAGYAPFLGEKVSAASTTDLAFLAYLFASYIGFFHAARIMESDGLEVNGLGQLIASISPMIGAVMKYESEVIHNEQYATPQTSINNCMITIKLLQQQAHEAGINDDFPEFAKNMFSRAIQDGYGNEEVAALVKTLR from the coding sequence ATGAAAAATATTTCGATTATTGGACTTGGCTCGATGGGAAATGCAATGGCGAGTGTTTTGCTGGAAAAAGGATATCAGGTCTATGTGTGGAATCGTTCTTCAGATAAAGCAGGGGAACTTGTTCAAAAAGGGGCACGGTATGTATCCACTGTTGGCGAAGCTATCCGTGCCAGTAAGACATCGATTGTCTGTGTATCCGATTATGAAGCGTCCTATGAAATTTTGGATAAATCAGACGTTCGCTCCACCCTTATGGGGCGTACTGTAATACAATTAAGTACAGGAAGTCCGCAGCAGGCAAGAGACTTAGGCGAATGGATGCTTGCTCAGGGAACCAGTTATCTGGATGGAGCCATCGCAGCATCGCCCTCTCAAATTGGACAACCGGAAGCGGCCATATTTTTTTCCGGTACGAAGGCTGCTTATGATGGGAATATAGATATCATTGAGAGTTTAGCAGGGTACGCTCCTTTTCTTGGAGAAAAGGTCAGTGCAGCTTCGACAACAGATCTGGCATTTCTCGCCTATTTATTTGCATCTTATATCGGTTTCTTCCATGCAGCGCGTATTATGGAATCGGATGGCCTCGAAGTCAACGGCTTGGGCCAACTGATTGCGAGCATCTCACCTATGATCGGAGCTGTCATGAAGTACGAGAGTGAAGTTATTCATAATGAACAATATGCCACGCCCCAAACTTCAATTAACAACTGTATGATAACAATCAAATTACTACAGCAGCAAGCTCATGAAGCTGGAATCAATGATGATTTCCCCGAATTTGCCAAGAATATGTTCAGCAGAGCGATACAAGATGGGTATGGAAACGAGGAAGTTGCCGCACTTGTGAAGACTTTAAGGTAA
- a CDS encoding YafY family protein has protein sequence MNKAQRLVQLIMLVNERKTFTIQELADECGVSRRTMTRDLMELSELGVPLYSQPGPGGGYRVLRDKVLPPILFTEHEATALFLAGQSLKNYRHLPFDNEVNSALHKFYHYLPNEMKQKIDHMQQKLVFWIPPHQLEIPHLKGLLDAALNPHPVRITYEAAQRKERIIHPIGLYTMNGLWYCQAYCELAQDHRVFRVDRVQELIVLPQQDVVEIKLTEKENIRPWIMRMDDTDTIELEVHLTAEGVRRCQSELWLSSSINIHEDGSGIIRRSISSSYQLWAVHFFLGLGIEANVCRPAKLRSLVQEKLQQLLELYQS, from the coding sequence ATGAACAAAGCACAACGTCTTGTCCAGCTCATCATGCTGGTAAACGAACGTAAAACCTTTACCATTCAGGAATTAGCAGATGAATGCGGTGTATCTCGTCGGACGATGACCCGCGATCTCATGGAGTTAAGCGAACTTGGTGTACCCCTATATTCACAGCCAGGACCCGGTGGGGGTTACCGTGTGCTACGAGACAAGGTGCTTCCGCCCATACTGTTCACCGAGCACGAAGCAACTGCATTATTTCTTGCTGGACAGTCATTGAAGAACTATCGCCATCTGCCATTTGATAATGAAGTAAACAGCGCTCTGCACAAGTTCTATCATTACCTTCCGAATGAGATGAAACAGAAGATAGATCATATGCAGCAAAAGCTTGTATTCTGGATTCCACCACATCAATTAGAAATTCCGCACCTGAAGGGTTTACTCGATGCCGCACTGAACCCGCATCCAGTTCGAATTACTTATGAAGCTGCACAACGTAAAGAGAGAATTATTCATCCCATTGGACTCTATACGATGAACGGATTGTGGTATTGTCAGGCATACTGTGAGTTGGCACAGGACCATCGAGTATTTCGAGTAGACCGGGTCCAGGAACTGATTGTGCTCCCACAACAGGATGTAGTTGAGATTAAATTAACGGAGAAAGAGAATATACGACCGTGGATCATGAGGATGGATGACACGGATACAATTGAGCTTGAAGTCCATCTGACTGCTGAAGGCGTCAGGCGTTGCCAATCCGAGTTATGGTTGTCTTCTTCAATCAATATCCACGAAGATGGTTCTGGGATTATAAGGCGCTCTATTAGTTCTTCTTACCAGTTGTGGGCTGTACACTTTTTCTTAGGGCTTGGTATCGAAGCCAACGTCTGCCGACCCGCTAAGTTAAGGAGCCTTGTTCAAGAGAAACTGCAGCAATTGCTTGAACTCTATCAGAGCTAA
- a CDS encoding DUF4367 domain-containing protein translates to MSKWIISLVIMFIISAEINNSQLIVLAKPTSAFSYVELDKLKPVADFKIITPSFSIQSYKLEIKEPYPFNPDQSVSKVRLHFFDESGESYMFGIEEHKAVGYKINRDITTIDVRNQTSTTRTVVEDFKFSERREKININGIKGSFEAWVNHVPGGYLRWVHNGTFIQMDSGELTKEEMTALARSMK, encoded by the coding sequence TTGTCTAAATGGATTATTTCATTGGTTATAATGTTTATCATTTCTGCTGAAATTAACAATAGTCAGCTCATCGTATTAGCTAAACCTACGTCAGCTTTTTCATATGTTGAACTGGACAAGCTAAAACCTGTTGCGGACTTCAAAATAATAACACCTTCTTTCTCCATACAAAGCTATAAATTGGAGATTAAAGAACCATATCCGTTTAATCCAGATCAATCTGTTTCCAAAGTTAGGCTTCACTTTTTTGATGAATCAGGAGAGTCATATATGTTTGGTATTGAAGAACATAAGGCGGTTGGTTATAAAATAAACCGTGATATTACTACGATCGATGTTCGTAACCAAACAAGTACAACAAGAACTGTAGTCGAAGACTTTAAATTTAGTGAACGTAGAGAGAAAATTAACATAAATGGAATTAAAGGGAGTTTTGAAGCATGGGTTAACCATGTACCAGGTGGATACTTACGATGGGTACATAATGGTACTTTCATTCAAATGGATAGCGGAGAATTAACTAAAGAGGAAATGACCGCGTTGGCAAGATCAATGAAATGA
- a CDS encoding AraC family transcriptional regulator, whose amino-acid sequence MPKPLHETIAYPDHSFPYIMYTHTLYTSVPEGRGFNDLHWHEELQITLVTKGTLVIQVNGVDHELKTGQAILINKGILHVTTQLSQDGEYVSFNFPEKLLAFHADSTMEEKYVLPYTRSSFVSIVIADNAEWEKQALDMLWNMRRVFIRNKNWGWEYEISIMTVQLWFSLISNLSLSQEDVPKHAKRQQERLQLMLSFIHQNYSSPITLREIADTAHLSISECTRSFKKTVHMTPYEYLIKYRIKKSCELLVTSDDTITEIAGKVGFNHVNHFIQSFKKDQGRTPKGFREFRSELEKTK is encoded by the coding sequence ATGCCCAAACCGTTGCACGAGACAATTGCATATCCCGATCATTCATTTCCCTATATCATGTACACCCATACGCTCTATACAAGTGTTCCCGAAGGTAGAGGATTCAACGACCTGCATTGGCATGAAGAGCTACAGATCACGTTAGTCACGAAAGGAACACTCGTCATTCAAGTCAACGGAGTTGATCATGAGTTAAAGACCGGGCAGGCGATTCTCATTAACAAAGGAATTCTTCATGTCACGACACAGCTGAGCCAGGATGGCGAATATGTAAGTTTTAACTTTCCCGAGAAGCTACTCGCGTTCCACGCAGACAGCACCATGGAAGAGAAGTATGTGCTCCCCTACACTCGTTCTTCTTTCGTTTCGATCGTGATTGCTGATAATGCCGAGTGGGAAAAGCAAGCTCTGGACATGCTTTGGAACATGAGACGAGTATTCATTAGAAACAAAAATTGGGGTTGGGAGTATGAGATTTCGATCATGACCGTACAGCTCTGGTTCAGCCTGATATCCAACCTTTCGCTATCGCAAGAGGATGTGCCAAAACATGCCAAACGGCAGCAGGAAAGGCTGCAGCTTATGCTGAGTTTTATCCATCAGAACTACTCGAGTCCGATCACGCTACGGGAGATTGCCGATACAGCGCATTTGAGCATTTCGGAGTGTACACGAAGTTTCAAAAAGACAGTTCACATGACGCCATATGAGTACCTTATCAAATATAGGATTAAGAAAAGCTGCGAACTACTCGTGACCTCAGATGATACGATTACCGAAATCGCTGGCAAAGTAGGCTTCAATCATGTGAATCACTTCATCCAATCCTTCAAAAAGGATCAAGGAAGAACCCCTAAAGGTTTCAGGGAATTCAGAAGTGAACTGGAGAAAACGAAATAA
- a CDS encoding DMT family transporter: MKERKASLPHPYVLLFIAILAVSVSSIMIKFSDTPTAIAGMYRLYISAFIMLPFVSWTTIRSLRLNVKEWVMLFLAGLLLGLHFLFWMESLVYTSVASSMVILALQPLFVMIGSYFVFRERAGILSVLCLVTALLGSVIIAWGDIGVSREALIGDGLSLIGTIFISAYMLVGQKLSKRIEANLYSVVVFFIGEVCYSSTAYLGAFP; this comes from the coding sequence GTGAAAGAACGTAAAGCATCGTTACCTCATCCTTATGTACTTCTTTTTATCGCCATATTAGCAGTTTCCGTTTCTTCGATTATGATAAAATTTTCAGATACACCAACCGCTATAGCAGGTATGTATAGGCTTTACATTTCAGCGTTCATTATGCTTCCTTTTGTCTCATGGACAACGATTCGCTCCCTACGTTTGAACGTCAAGGAGTGGGTGATGCTCTTTCTGGCAGGTCTGCTCTTGGGACTGCATTTCTTATTCTGGATGGAGTCGCTCGTGTATACTTCGGTGGCAAGTTCTATGGTCATCTTAGCGCTGCAACCACTGTTTGTCATGATTGGTTCATATTTTGTCTTCAGGGAAAGAGCCGGTATATTGAGCGTACTCTGTTTAGTGACTGCGCTACTTGGTTCCGTCATAATTGCTTGGGGAGATATCGGTGTATCTAGAGAAGCACTCATTGGGGACGGATTATCTTTAATCGGAACGATATTTATTTCAGCTTATATGTTAGTAGGGCAGAAGTTGAGTAAACGAATTGAAGCCAATCTATATAGTGTCGTGGTCTTCTTTATTGGGGAAGTGTGCTACTCGTCTACAGCATATTTAGGGGCTTTTCCTTAA
- the csaA gene encoding chaperone CsaA: MATFDDFLKLDLRVGTIINAEFFAKAKVPAIKLEIDFGSDIGIKSSSAQITKRYTAEEIIGKQIVAVVNFPPRRIAGFDSEVLVLGGVPEAGDVVLLKPDSNVPNGTQIG, encoded by the coding sequence ATGGCAACTTTTGATGACTTTCTAAAACTGGATCTTCGTGTGGGAACAATTATTAATGCAGAATTCTTTGCAAAAGCTAAAGTCCCGGCGATCAAACTTGAAATTGATTTTGGTTCAGACATTGGTATTAAGTCCTCCAGCGCACAAATCACAAAAAGATATACAGCTGAAGAAATTATCGGTAAACAGATTGTAGCAGTTGTGAACTTTCCACCTCGCCGAATTGCGGGATTCGATTCGGAAGTTTTGGTGCTGGGCGGAGTGCCCGAAGCAGGGGATGTTGTATTGTTAAAACCGGATTCTAATGTACCCAATGGAACACAAATCGGATAA
- a CDS encoding helix-turn-helix transcriptional regulator — translation MELIDVFKALSNETRLNILKWLKEPELHFPKQGAHIPKEENFDGGVCVGDIQEKAKVSQSTVSHYLNIMQKAGLLESVRYGQWTYYRRNESFIREVIEFMEIEI, via the coding sequence ATGGAATTAATCGATGTATTTAAAGCTTTATCGAATGAGACTCGTCTAAACATTCTGAAGTGGTTGAAGGAGCCGGAGCTGCACTTTCCTAAACAAGGCGCACACATTCCGAAGGAGGAGAATTTTGATGGTGGAGTGTGCGTAGGTGATATTCAAGAAAAAGCTAAGGTTTCCCAGTCTACAGTATCCCACTATTTAAACATAATGCAAAAGGCGGGTTTACTGGAATCTGTACGTTATGGTCAGTGGACGTATTATAGGCGAAATGAAAGTTTTATTCGAGAAGTAATTGAATTTATGGAAATAGAAATCTAA
- a CDS encoding DMT family transporter → MIAIFTGALLSLEGALYGKLGEQVGTLETNFYNFFMGAIIALILLIFFGRGNLRQITTFPKWNLIGGVLGVTYLLALVIGVPIVGVGISMIAIVVGQMVTSMLIDHFGWLGSTRKRIGSKRVAALILMLAALVFTLF, encoded by the coding sequence ATGATTGCCATTTTTACTGGAGCTTTACTCAGTCTTGAGGGAGCTTTATATGGCAAGCTAGGGGAACAGGTTGGGACGTTGGAGACGAACTTTTATAACTTCTTTATGGGAGCAATCATTGCGCTTATCCTTCTTATTTTTTTTGGACGAGGCAACTTAAGACAAATTACCACATTTCCTAAATGGAATCTAATTGGCGGTGTTTTGGGTGTTACGTACTTATTGGCCTTGGTTATTGGTGTTCCTATTGTAGGTGTGGGAATTTCCATGATTGCGATTGTTGTAGGACAGATGGTTACCAGCATGTTGATTGATCATTTTGGTTGGCTCGGAAGTACTCGTAAACGGATTGGTTCTAAACGAGTGGCTGCTTTGATACTCATGTTGGCTGCACTGGTATTTACTTTATTTTAA
- a CDS encoding DMT family transporter, whose product MGIGLLIVIVTLIGGAVLGAQSSLNGKISRTIGLLETVFFTFASGALVLAVLVVFFGSGHLFDLIHAPKLQLAAVFLGFGYLFLSTFSVNMIGVTPANLTAIVGQLLAGFVIDAMGLFGSEIINFSWQRGVSLVLMLVALALIFSEKTGRVESVK is encoded by the coding sequence ATGGGAATTGGATTATTAATTGTAATTGTGACGTTGATAGGTGGTGCTGTGCTTGGAGCCCAATCTTCCCTAAATGGTAAGATCAGTCGCACAATTGGACTTTTAGAAACAGTATTTTTTACCTTTGCCTCTGGCGCCTTAGTTTTAGCGGTGCTCGTTGTTTTTTTTGGAAGTGGACATCTTTTTGATCTTATTCATGCACCAAAGCTGCAGTTGGCAGCTGTTTTCTTAGGATTTGGTTACCTATTCTTATCAACATTTTCTGTAAATATGATTGGAGTTACTCCTGCCAACCTAACTGCAATTGTTGGACAACTGTTAGCAGGATTTGTGATAGATGCTATGGGTCTCTTCGGTAGTGAAATCATCAACTTCTCGTGGCAACGAGGCGTTTCACTTGTACTGATGTTAGTTGCACTGGCGCTGATTTTTAGTGAAAAAACAGGTAGAGTCGAGAGTGTAAAATAA
- a CDS encoding LacI family DNA-binding transcriptional regulator, giving the protein MNIKMTDIAKKAGVSLATVGRVLHNNGYVSKEKRKMIEQIIKETGYVPNKIAQGLKASRSNIFGHLTLFNDNMQYKGISSAINTSAVEKGYQVLTLTYHEDSGEEEHQINELIGHRVEGVFITSNCSIPEKLISRLSEEQIPVVMIERTYDMPHVDRIVVNDYLGSQGAVLHFIEKGHRRIGFIGSELTQQVEIDRYQGYLKALEEVNVIPNKDWIKHMPDYSLDFGRQAMNELLNSNSPPSAVFMTSDIFACGVLQTLYDQKLRVPEDISLIGYDNTLSALLSPPLTSVGLPYNEIGEHAVELLLRRTKDFSYESCTIEVEPFLMDRRTVSDLSM; this is encoded by the coding sequence ATGAATATCAAAATGACCGATATTGCTAAAAAAGCGGGTGTGTCACTAGCAACTGTCGGTAGAGTTTTGCACAATAACGGTTATGTTTCTAAGGAGAAACGTAAAATGATTGAACAAATCATTAAAGAAACGGGGTATGTGCCAAACAAAATAGCTCAGGGTTTGAAGGCAAGTCGGAGTAACATTTTTGGGCATCTAACTCTTTTTAACGATAACATGCAGTATAAAGGAATCAGCTCAGCTATTAACACATCGGCAGTTGAGAAGGGATATCAGGTCCTTACTTTAACTTATCATGAGGATTCAGGAGAAGAAGAGCATCAGATTAATGAATTAATTGGCCACCGTGTAGAAGGGGTATTTATTACATCTAACTGTTCAATTCCAGAAAAATTAATTAGTAGGTTAAGTGAAGAGCAAATTCCTGTAGTTATGATAGAGCGTACCTATGATATGCCACATGTAGACCGAATTGTGGTCAATGATTATTTGGGTTCACAGGGTGCGGTGCTTCATTTTATTGAAAAAGGGCACCGACGAATAGGATTCATTGGATCAGAGCTTACTCAGCAAGTCGAGATTGATCGTTATCAAGGTTATCTAAAAGCTCTGGAAGAAGTGAATGTAATACCTAATAAAGATTGGATTAAGCACATGCCGGACTATTCATTAGACTTTGGACGTCAAGCAATGAATGAGCTATTGAACAGCAATAGTCCGCCTTCAGCCGTTTTCATGACTTCAGATATCTTTGCTTGCGGAGTACTGCAAACTCTATACGATCAGAAGTTAAGAGTTCCCGAGGATATATCATTAATAGGCTATGACAATACACTATCAGCCCTGCTTTCTCCACCCCTTACTTCTGTGGGTTTACCGTACAATGAAATAGGTGAACATGCTGTAGAGTTGCTGCTAAGAAGAACTAAGGACTTTTCTTACGAGTCCTGCACAATTGAAGTTGAACCATTTTTGATGGATCGAAGAACAGTATCGGACTTAAGTATGTAG